A genome region from Triticum aestivum cultivar Chinese Spring chromosome 2B, IWGSC CS RefSeq v2.1, whole genome shotgun sequence includes the following:
- the LOC123042379 gene encoding heat shock cognate 70 kDa protein-like, producing MGCDGPAIGVDLGTTYSCVAVWRPSHNRVEVVPNDQGNLTTPSCVAFTDAWRLVGDAALNQAARNPVNTVFDAKRLIGRRFNDPSVQGDIKLWPFKVIPGPADRPMMVVQYGGEERHFTAEEISSMILVKMKETAEAYLGTSVKNVVITVPVYFNDSQRQATIDAGAIAGLNVMRIINEPSAAAIAYGLDKMSGSGEAKTVLIFDLGGGTMDVSIVSVQNDVFTVKATSGDTHLGGQDLNNRMVEHFVQDFLKKHKSDIRGSPRALMRLRTACERAKRMLSSTVEAKFEIDSLHDSIDYYGRITRARFEELNMDLFHKCIEHVEKCLGDAKMDKSGIHDVVLVGGSTRIPKVQQLLQDFFDGKTLCKSINPDEAVAYGAAVQAAVLSGECDRKGQDFLLLDVTPLSLGVEIYDSRVQPHIPGFMSVLVPRNTTIPVKREGRYTTEFDNQKSVRIKVYEGEGAWTKDNRLLGEFMLEGLVPAPRGVPKIIETMEVEANGILKVTAVDVTTGSKKSINITTNKGGLSKEEIERMVKDAEKYRSEDRKRIMKMKREDEEGWLSKADFERTVQNSKKQVKKIKMEDDEGWLSKEEFERTVQHAKEQRKQIKEEAGGP from the exons ATGGGCTGCGACGGGCCGGCGATCGGCGTCGACCTCGGGACGACCTACTCGTGCGTGGCCGTGTGGCGGCCGTCCCACAACCGCGTCGAGGTTGTCCCCAACGACCAGGGGAacctcaccacgccgtcgtgcgtcGCCTTCACCGACGCCTGGCGGCTCGTCGGCGACGCGGCTCTCAACCAAGCCGCAAGGAACCCCGTCAACACCGTATTCg ATGCGAAGCGACTGATTGGCCGGCGATTCAACGACCCGTCTGTGCAAGGAGATATCAAGCTATGGCCTTTCAAAGTCATTCCAGGCCCTGCTGACCGACCGATGATGGTGGTTCAGTACGGGGGTGAGGAGAGGCATTTCACGGCAGAAGAGATCTCCTCCATGATACTCGTTAAGATGAAGGAGACTGCCGAGGCCTACCTCGGCACGTCGGTAAAGAACGTCGTCATCACTGTCCCGGTTTACTTCAACGACTCCCAGCGCCAGGCCACCATTGACGCCGGTGCGattgctggcctcaacgtcatgcGCATCATCAACGAGCCCTCCGCAGCAGCCATAGCCTACGGCCTTGACAAGATGTCCGGCAGCGGTGAAGCGAAGACGGTACTCATCTTTGATCTTGGTGGTGGTACCATGGATGTCTCCATTGTCAGTGTACAAAATGATGTCTTCACAGTCAAGGCCACGTCTGGTGACACCCACCTGGGCGGGCAGGATCTCAACAACCGGATGGTGGAACACTTTGTGCAAGATTTCCTCAAGAAACACAAGAGTGACATCAGAGGCAGCCCGAGGGCGCTCATGCGGCTGAGGACGGCCTGCGAGAGGGCCAAGAGAATGCTGTCCTCCACGGTGGAGGCCAAATTCGAGATCGACTCGCTGCACGACAGCATTGACTACTATGGGAGGATCACTCGTGCCCGTTTCGAGGAGCTCAACATGGACCTCTTCCACAAGTGCATCGAGCACGTCGAGAAATGCCTCGGCGATGCCAAGATGGACAAGTCTGGGATCCATGACGTCGTGCTCGTGGGCGGCTCCACCCGGATCCCCAAGGTGCAGCAGCTGCTCCAGGATTTCTTTGATGGGAAGACGCTCTGCAAGAGCATCAACCCCGATGAGGCCGTCGCCTACGGTGCTGCCGTCCAGGCTGCCGTCCTCAGCGGCGAGTGCGACCGCAAGGGGCAGGACTTCCTCCTGCTGGACGTCACTCCACTCTCGCTCGGGGTCGAGATATATGACTCGCGAGTGCAACCCCATATACCTGGTTTCATGAGCGTGCTGGTTCCCCGGAACACCACCATCCCTGTTAAGAGGGAGGGGCGGTACACGACTGAATTCGACAACCAGAAGAGCGTGCGCATCAAGGTGTATGAGGGTGAAGGGGCATGGACCAAGGACAACAGGCTTCTGGGAGAGTTCATGCTCGAGGGCCTCGTCCCAGCGCCAAGGGGCGTGCCGAAGATCATTGAAACCATGGAAGTCGAAGCGAACGGCATCCTGAAGGTGACGGCGGTGGACGTGACGACCGGGAGCAAGAAGAGCATCAACATCACGACCAACAAGGGTGGGCTGAGCAAGGAGGAGATTGAACGCATGGTGAAGGACGCCGAGAAGTACAGGTCGGAGGACAGGAAGAGGATAATGAAAATGAAGAGGGAAGACGAGGAGGGCTGGCTGAGCAAGGCGGATTTTGAGAGGACAGTGCAGAATAGCAAGAAGCAAGTGAAGAAAATAAAGATGGAAGACGATGAGGGTTGGCTGAGCAAGGAGGAGTTTGAGCGGACGGTACAGCATGCAAAGGAGCAGAGGAAGCAAATAAAGGAGGAAGCCGGAGGCCCATAA